A window of the Streptomyces luomodiensis genome harbors these coding sequences:
- a CDS encoding cysteine desulfurase-like protein produces the protein MTYDITAVRAQFPALKAGSAHFDGPGGTQTPLPVIEAVSDALANPLANRGHVTAGERNAEALVGSARQAMADLLGADPAAIVFGRSATALTYDVARTLAKTWSPGDEVVVSRLDHDSNIRPWIQAAEAVGATVRWADFDPATGELTPDDISAQLGDRTRLVAVTAASNLIGTRPAIPEISRRVHAAGALLHVDGVHYAAHAHVDIRRLGADFFVCSPYKFLGPHLGVLASRPELLETLTPDKLLPSTNAVPERFELGTLPYELLAGTRAAVDFLATLAPDAEGSRRERLASAYAALEQHENTLRRRLDEGLAALGPITVHSRAAHRTPTLLLTIDGRDTTDAYRHLAGRGVDAPSGSFYAVEASRRLGLGDTGGLRIGLAPYNSAEDVDRLLEALADFLGGPAAHG, from the coding sequence GTGACATACGACATCACCGCGGTCCGCGCGCAGTTCCCCGCCCTGAAGGCCGGGTCGGCCCACTTCGACGGCCCCGGTGGCACCCAGACCCCCCTCCCCGTCATCGAGGCCGTCTCCGACGCACTGGCCAACCCCCTGGCCAACCGCGGCCACGTCACCGCGGGGGAGCGCAACGCCGAGGCCCTGGTCGGGTCGGCCCGGCAGGCCATGGCCGATCTGCTCGGTGCCGACCCGGCCGCGATCGTCTTCGGGCGCAGCGCCACCGCCCTGACCTACGATGTCGCCCGCACCCTCGCCAAGACATGGTCGCCGGGCGACGAGGTGGTGGTCTCCCGGCTGGACCACGACTCCAACATCCGCCCCTGGATCCAGGCCGCCGAAGCGGTCGGCGCCACCGTGCGCTGGGCCGACTTCGACCCCGCGACCGGCGAACTGACCCCCGACGACATCAGCGCCCAGCTCGGCGACCGCACCCGGCTGGTCGCGGTCACCGCCGCCTCGAACCTGATCGGCACCCGCCCGGCCATCCCGGAGATCTCCCGGCGGGTCCACGCGGCCGGGGCGCTGCTTCACGTCGACGGTGTGCATTACGCCGCCCACGCCCACGTCGACATCCGGCGGCTCGGCGCGGACTTCTTCGTCTGCTCCCCGTACAAGTTCCTGGGCCCCCACCTCGGCGTCCTGGCGAGCCGGCCCGAGCTCCTGGAGACCCTGACCCCGGACAAGCTGCTGCCCTCGACGAACGCCGTGCCCGAGCGCTTCGAACTCGGCACCCTGCCCTATGAACTCCTCGCCGGCACCCGTGCCGCCGTCGACTTCCTGGCCACCCTGGCCCCCGATGCCGAGGGCAGCCGCCGGGAGCGGCTGGCGTCGGCGTACGCGGCCCTGGAACAGCACGAGAACACCCTGCGCCGGCGCTTGGACGAGGGCCTGGCCGCCCTCGGCCCGATCACCGTCCACTCCCGGGCGGCGCACCGCACCCCGACCCTGCTGCTGACCATCGACGGCCGCGACACCACCGACGCCTACCGCCACCTCGCCGGCCGCGGCGTCGACGCCCCCTCCGGCTCCTTCTACGCGGTGGAGGCGTCCCGCAGGCTGGGCCTGGGGGACACCGGAGGGCTGCGGATCGGCCTGGCCCCCTACAACAGCGCCGAGGACGTGGACCGGTTGCTGGAGGCGCTCGCGGACTTCCTGGGCGGGCCGGCCGCGCACGGCTGA
- a CDS encoding AI-2E family transporter produces the protein MSSDSPPPPERPRGRGARPRRGVPGGVPGGRAWRAWRASRAVARARRSGSAALAAAVRRAGGEGGRVPPGLRLAAAYAWRLLVIGVAVYLAFTVLGRFELVAVAVFLALVATALLRPLADLLARVLPRPPAVALAVFGTLFVVLGLLALVGTAAAAEAGRLVGELRGGIGRIERWLEGPPFHVRHGVLSGAHDKITSFVTRHRAALISRALSSAGRVVEALTAAFLALFCSVFFVHSGDRMWHWFRDQLPEGVRPPLDRAARAAWSTFAGYTRGIIVVAASNAALVGVALFVLRVPLALPLTLLVFFATFVPLIGSPIALAVATVVALAGRGPAVAAVVLLLIVAVGQFEGHVLHPLVMSWAVRLHPVVVAISVIAGSIVAGVIGAVVAVPMVSVAWAVTRALRHRPRGGA, from the coding sequence GTGAGCAGCGACTCTCCTCCCCCGCCGGAGCGGCCGAGAGGGCGGGGCGCACGCCCGCGGCGCGGCGTGCCCGGCGGTGTGCCCGGCGGACGGGCGTGGCGCGCGTGGCGGGCCTCGCGGGCGGTGGCGCGGGCCCGCCGCTCCGGCTCCGCGGCCCTGGCGGCGGCGGTGCGCCGGGCGGGGGGCGAGGGCGGGCGGGTCCCACCCGGGCTGCGGCTGGCCGCCGCGTACGCATGGCGGCTGCTGGTCATCGGGGTGGCCGTCTATCTGGCGTTCACGGTGCTGGGCCGGTTCGAGCTGGTCGCGGTCGCGGTGTTCCTGGCGCTGGTGGCCACCGCCTTGCTGCGGCCGCTGGCCGATCTGCTGGCGCGGGTGCTCCCCCGTCCGCCGGCGGTGGCGCTGGCGGTGTTCGGCACGCTGTTCGTGGTGCTGGGGTTACTGGCGCTGGTGGGGACCGCGGCGGCCGCGGAGGCGGGCCGGCTCGTGGGGGAGCTGCGCGGCGGCATCGGCCGGATCGAGCGGTGGCTGGAGGGGCCTCCGTTCCATGTCCGGCACGGTGTGCTGTCGGGGGCCCATGACAAGATCACCTCCTTTGTGACGCGGCATCGCGCGGCGCTGATCAGCAGGGCGCTCAGCAGTGCGGGGCGGGTCGTGGAGGCGCTCACGGCGGCGTTCCTGGCGCTGTTCTGCTCGGTCTTCTTCGTCCACTCCGGCGACCGGATGTGGCACTGGTTCCGGGACCAGCTCCCCGAGGGCGTCCGGCCTCCGCTGGACCGGGCGGCGCGGGCGGCGTGGAGCACCTTCGCCGGGTACACGCGGGGCATCATCGTCGTGGCGGCCTCCAACGCGGCCCTGGTCGGTGTCGCCCTGTTCGTGCTGCGGGTGCCGCTGGCCCTGCCGCTGACGCTGCTGGTCTTCTTCGCCACCTTCGTCCCGCTGATCGGCTCGCCGATCGCGCTGGCGGTGGCGACGGTGGTGGCCCTGGCCGGACGGGGACCGGCCGTCGCGGCCGTGGTGCTGTTGCTGATCGTGGCGGTCGGTCAGTTCGAGGGCCATGTGCTGCATCCGCTGGTGATGAGCTGGGCGGTGCGGCTCCATCCGGTGGTGGTAGCGATTTCGGTCATCGCCGGGAGCATCGTCGCCGGGGTGATCGGGGCGGTGGTGGCCGTGCCCATGGTGTCCGTCGCCTGGGCGGTGACCCGCGCCCTGCGCCACCGGCCGCGCGGCGGGGCCTGA
- a CDS encoding RrF2 family transcriptional regulator — MRLTKSTDLALRTIMRLAVTGTEPCTARQIAGEVQVPYSHLAKVAARLQHLGLIETRRGRGGGLTLTEMGRTASIGQLVREFEGVGDVVDCEGDVPCPLRQGCRLRMALRRAQEAFLASLDPLTVDDLVASPTGPVLLGLVGRAPGLSP, encoded by the coding sequence ATGCGGCTGACGAAGTCCACGGACCTGGCGCTCCGCACGATCATGCGGCTGGCGGTCACCGGAACCGAGCCCTGCACCGCCCGGCAGATCGCCGGGGAGGTCCAGGTGCCCTACAGCCACCTGGCCAAGGTGGCGGCCCGGCTCCAGCACCTGGGCCTGATCGAGACCCGGCGCGGACGGGGCGGCGGGCTGACGCTCACCGAGATGGGGCGCACCGCCTCGATCGGCCAGCTGGTCCGGGAGTTCGAGGGGGTCGGCGATGTCGTCGACTGCGAGGGGGACGTGCCGTGTCCGCTGCGGCAGGGCTGCCGGCTGCGCATGGCGCTGCGCCGGGCCCAGGAGGCGTTCCTCGCCTCGCTCGACCCCCTGACGGTGGACGACCTGGTCGCGTCCCCGACCGGCCCGGTACTGCTGGGGCTGGTCGGGCGCGCGCCCGGCCTGTCCCCGTGA
- a CDS encoding globin domain-containing protein has translation MRYQLGPLMLSQKSAETVRATLPAVGEAIDTITDLFYRKLFTAHPELLRNMFNRANQSAGTQRQALAGAIAAFATALVEQPGVRPDALLRRIAHKHASLGVSAAQYPVVHRHLAAAIAEVLGDAATEEVTAAWDEVYWLMANSLIETERRLYAEQGVLAGGTWRPWEVVEKIRETADVVTFRIRPADGRPAPAFKAGQYVSVQVELTDGARQSRQYSLTNAPGATVRSFAVKRVAGGADPAGEVSGHLHDRVHEGDRLTVSAPYGDVVLEATDAPLLLASAGIGCTPMVAMLEDLADRGHQGPVVAVHADRSPADHALRADQERLVAKLARGTGQVWYERPEGDWPAERTGRVDLSGIEIPDGVQAYLCGPLPFMRSVRTQLLERGVHPSAIHYEVFGPDLWLAQGDGGDR, from the coding sequence CTGAGATACCAGTTAGGTCCGCTTATGCTCTCCCAGAAGTCCGCCGAGACGGTCCGCGCCACGCTGCCCGCCGTCGGTGAGGCCATCGACACCATCACCGACCTCTTCTACCGGAAGCTCTTCACGGCCCACCCCGAGCTGCTGCGGAACATGTTCAACCGGGCCAACCAGAGCGCGGGCACCCAGCGGCAGGCTCTCGCGGGCGCGATCGCCGCGTTCGCCACCGCCCTGGTGGAGCAGCCGGGTGTGCGCCCCGACGCCCTGCTGAGACGGATCGCGCACAAGCACGCCTCGCTCGGGGTGAGCGCCGCCCAGTATCCGGTGGTGCACCGTCATCTGGCCGCCGCCATCGCGGAGGTGCTCGGCGACGCGGCCACCGAGGAGGTGACCGCCGCCTGGGACGAGGTCTACTGGCTGATGGCCAACTCCCTGATCGAGACCGAGCGGCGGCTGTACGCGGAGCAGGGCGTGCTGGCCGGCGGGACCTGGCGGCCGTGGGAGGTGGTCGAGAAGATCCGGGAGACGGCGGATGTGGTCACCTTCCGGATCCGGCCCGCCGACGGCCGCCCCGCCCCGGCGTTCAAGGCTGGCCAGTACGTCTCGGTGCAGGTGGAACTGACCGACGGGGCCCGGCAGAGCCGCCAGTACAGCCTGACCAACGCCCCCGGCGCCACGGTGCGCTCCTTCGCCGTCAAGCGCGTGGCCGGCGGCGCGGACCCGGCCGGTGAGGTCTCCGGGCATCTGCACGACCGGGTCCACGAGGGCGACCGGCTCACCGTCTCCGCGCCCTACGGCGATGTCGTGCTGGAGGCCACGGACGCGCCACTGCTGCTCGCCTCCGCGGGGATCGGCTGCACCCCGATGGTGGCCATGCTGGAGGACCTGGCCGACAGGGGCCACCAGGGCCCGGTCGTCGCCGTCCACGCCGACCGCTCGCCCGCGGACCACGCCCTGCGCGCCGACCAGGAGCGGCTGGTCGCCAAGCTGGCGCGGGGCACCGGCCAGGTGTGGTACGAGCGGCCCGAGGGCGACTGGCCGGCCGAGCGCACCGGCCGCGTGGACCTGTCCGGGATCGAGATCCCGGACGGCGTCCAGGCGTATCTGTGCGGTCCGCTGCCCTTCATGCGATCGGTGCGCACCCAGCTGCTGGAACGGGGCGTGCACCCCTCCGCGATCCACTACGAGGTCTTCGGGCCCGATCTGTGGCTGGCACAAGGCGACGGCGGGGACCGCTGA
- a CDS encoding class I SAM-dependent methyltransferase, whose product MDREKITLSGAQETLLATLYGRAVDSRSAHSILHDHAAREAVERVDYDFGKTGMTDTTAVGIALRAKQLDDWTVEFLADQQKATVLHLACGLDTRVQRLDPPSSVRWLDVDYPEVIDLRRRLLPEPSGHYEMVGASVTDEAWLREVPDDRPTVVVAEGLTMYLRKEEGKRLIQRITERFPSGQLLFDVYGPLGIRLQKMVPAVRNAGATLHWGLDDPHEVETWHPGLTCLDAVRSVDMPGMERMPAAGRMSMRVMAHLPGFRDVGRILRYRF is encoded by the coding sequence ATGGATCGCGAAAAGATCACTCTCAGCGGCGCTCAGGAGACCTTGCTCGCCACGCTGTACGGCAGGGCGGTGGACAGCCGTTCCGCCCACTCCATCCTGCACGACCACGCGGCCCGGGAGGCCGTGGAGCGCGTGGACTACGACTTCGGCAAAACGGGGATGACGGACACGACGGCGGTCGGCATCGCCCTGAGGGCGAAACAGCTCGACGACTGGACCGTGGAGTTCCTGGCCGACCAGCAGAAGGCGACCGTGCTCCATCTCGCCTGCGGTCTCGACACCCGGGTGCAGCGCCTGGACCCGCCGTCGTCGGTGCGCTGGCTCGACGTCGACTACCCCGAGGTGATCGATCTGCGCCGGCGGCTGCTTCCCGAGCCGTCGGGACACTACGAGATGGTCGGCGCCTCCGTCACCGATGAGGCGTGGCTGCGCGAGGTGCCCGACGACCGGCCCACCGTGGTCGTCGCCGAGGGGCTGACGATGTATCTGCGCAAGGAGGAGGGCAAGCGGCTGATCCAGCGGATCACCGAGCGGTTCCCCAGCGGCCAGCTGCTCTTCGACGTCTACGGGCCCCTGGGCATCCGGCTCCAGAAGATGGTCCCCGCCGTGCGCAACGCGGGCGCCACCCTGCACTGGGGCCTGGACGACCCCCATGAGGTCGAGACCTGGCATCCGGGGCTGACCTGCCTCGATGCGGTGCGCAGCGTGGACATGCCGGGAATGGAGAGGATGCCCGCCGCCGGCCGGATGAGCATGCGGGTGATGGCCCATCTGCCCGGTTTCCGGGACGTCGGCCGGATCCTGCGCTACCGCTTCTAG
- a CDS encoding methyltransferase — protein MRHETTPESILRVGLGFMASKALLTAVELDLFSRLADGPRTGGDLAEALGLHPRGATDFFDALVAMGFLERSEGEYRNSPSADTFLDRGKATYAGGLLEMANSRLYPFWGSLTEALRTGRPQNEQKHGGEVFDAIYRDQAGLERFLQGMTGLSMGMALLIAERFPWADHRTVLDVGGAVGCVPVAVAQRHPHMSGGVFELPRVRPVFEEYVASFGLQDRLTFHGGDFFTDDLPGADVIVLGQILHGWGLEEKRLLLKKAYAALPEGGAVLVYDAIIDDDRRENAFGLLASLNMLIESQSGFEYTAAEGHAWLAEAGFSSSQIEPLTGGYSMLVGIK, from the coding sequence ATGCGGCACGAGACCACCCCCGAGTCCATTCTCCGCGTCGGGTTGGGCTTCATGGCGTCGAAGGCACTGCTCACCGCGGTGGAACTGGATCTGTTCTCCCGGCTCGCGGACGGCCCCCGCACGGGCGGTGACCTGGCCGAGGCGCTCGGACTGCACCCGCGTGGCGCCACCGACTTCTTCGACGCCCTGGTCGCCATGGGGTTCCTGGAGCGATCCGAGGGCGAGTACCGCAACAGCCCGTCCGCCGACACCTTTCTCGACCGCGGGAAGGCCACCTACGCGGGCGGCCTCCTGGAGATGGCCAACAGTCGTCTCTACCCCTTCTGGGGGTCGCTCACCGAGGCACTGAGAACCGGGCGACCACAGAACGAGCAGAAGCACGGCGGTGAGGTCTTCGACGCCATCTACCGGGACCAGGCGGGCCTCGAACGCTTCCTGCAGGGTATGACCGGGCTCAGCATGGGCATGGCGCTGCTGATAGCCGAGCGGTTCCCCTGGGCCGACCACCGGACGGTGCTGGACGTCGGGGGAGCGGTGGGCTGCGTTCCGGTGGCGGTGGCGCAGCGCCACCCCCATATGAGCGGCGGTGTCTTCGAGCTGCCCCGGGTGCGGCCCGTCTTCGAGGAGTACGTGGCGTCCTTCGGCCTTCAGGACCGGCTCACCTTCCACGGAGGCGACTTCTTCACCGATGACCTGCCCGGCGCCGATGTCATCGTGCTGGGTCAGATCCTGCACGGCTGGGGCCTGGAGGAGAAGCGGCTGCTGCTGAAGAAGGCCTACGCCGCCCTCCCCGAAGGGGGAGCGGTCCTGGTCTACGACGCCATCATCGACGACGACCGCAGGGAGAACGCGTTCGGTCTGCTGGCGAGCCTGAACATGCTCATCGAGAGCCAGTCCGGCTTCGAGTACACCGCCGCCGAGGGACACGCCTGGCTGGCGGAGGCGGGCTTCAGCAGCAGCCAGATCGAACCGCTGACCGGCGGTTACTCCATGCTGGTGGGCATCAAATAG
- a CDS encoding GntR family transcriptional regulator: MTASTVAGQGDGTLADQAYRSISDRLVTLRIRPGEPINDERIAAELGFGRTPVREALKRLEHERLIVAYPRRGTFATEVQIADLGHISEVRQRLEPLAASLAARRAGQGDRGDLDRLLARLADASDGGTDLIRLDMAVHRAIYAATRNPYLEDTLIRYDNLATRIWCLFIDRLPGLAGHVHEHGPLLRAIIDGDAEKAAALAAGHVEGFEAAIRGLI; this comes from the coding sequence GTGACTGCGTCGACCGTCGCTGGTCAGGGCGATGGAACGCTGGCCGATCAGGCCTATCGATCGATCTCGGACCGTCTGGTGACCCTCCGGATCCGCCCCGGAGAGCCCATCAACGACGAGCGGATCGCCGCCGAGCTCGGCTTCGGGCGCACCCCGGTCCGGGAGGCCCTCAAGCGGCTGGAGCACGAGCGCCTCATCGTCGCCTACCCCCGGCGTGGAACCTTCGCCACCGAGGTGCAGATCGCCGATCTCGGACACATCTCGGAAGTGCGTCAGCGGCTCGAGCCGCTCGCCGCGAGCCTCGCGGCCCGGCGCGCCGGCCAGGGCGACCGCGGTGACCTCGACCGGTTGCTGGCCCGGCTGGCGGACGCGTCCGACGGCGGCACGGACCTGATCCGGCTCGACATGGCCGTGCACCGTGCCATCTACGCCGCGACCCGCAACCCCTATCTGGAAGACACCCTGATCAGGTACGACAACCTGGCCACGCGGATCTGGTGCCTGTTCATCGACCGGCTGCCGGGCCTGGCGGGCCACGTGCATGAGCACGGGCCCCTGCTGCGCGCCATCATCGACGGCGACGCGGAGAAGGCCGCGGCCCTTGCCGCGGGACACGTGGAAGGGTTCGAGGCGGCGATCCGCGGCCTCATCTGA
- a CDS encoding sarcosine oxidase subunit beta family protein has product MHPRDTLPATPGNVLTDHPDFLWRNPDPKPCYDVVIVGGGGHGLATAYYLARNHGITNVAVLEKGWLAGGNMARNTTIIRSNYLWDESSGIYEHSLKLWETLEEDLGHPILFSQRGVLNLAHTVQDIRDSKRRVYANRLNGIDAEWLEPEEVAEVCPIVNISPEVRYPVLGATYQPRAGIAKHDYVAWGFARRADTYGIDLIQDCEVTGLDIRGGRVRGVQTTRGPIAAGKVALAAAGHSSVLASMAGLRLPLQSHPLQALVSELLEPVHPTVVMSNAVHVYVSQAHKGELVMGAGIDAYNGYGQRGAFHILERQMAAALELFPVFARAHMLRTWAGIVDVTPDASPIVGTTPVEDLYLNCGWGTGGFKATPGVGWAYAHTIATGRPHPRIAPFTLSRFTTGALVDEHGAAAVAH; this is encoded by the coding sequence ATGCATCCGCGCGACACCCTTCCCGCCACGCCCGGGAACGTCCTGACCGACCACCCCGACTTCCTGTGGCGCAACCCCGACCCCAAGCCGTGCTACGACGTCGTCATCGTCGGCGGCGGCGGACACGGCCTGGCCACCGCCTACTACCTGGCCAGGAACCACGGCATCACCAATGTCGCCGTGCTGGAGAAGGGCTGGCTCGCGGGCGGCAACATGGCCCGCAACACCACCATCATCCGCTCCAACTACCTCTGGGACGAGAGCTCCGGCATCTACGAGCACTCGCTGAAGCTGTGGGAGACCCTCGAGGAAGACCTCGGCCACCCCATCCTCTTCAGTCAACGCGGCGTCCTCAACCTCGCCCACACCGTGCAGGACATCCGCGACAGCAAACGCCGCGTCTACGCCAACCGGCTCAACGGCATCGACGCCGAGTGGCTGGAGCCGGAGGAGGTCGCCGAGGTCTGTCCCATCGTCAACATCTCACCCGAGGTGCGCTATCCGGTGCTCGGCGCCACCTACCAGCCGCGCGCGGGCATCGCCAAGCACGACTACGTGGCCTGGGGCTTCGCCCGCAGGGCCGACACTTACGGCATCGACCTGATCCAGGACTGCGAGGTCACCGGCCTCGACATCCGGGGCGGCCGCGTGCGCGGCGTACAGACCACGCGTGGCCCCATCGCCGCCGGGAAGGTCGCGCTCGCGGCCGCGGGGCACTCCTCGGTGCTGGCCTCCATGGCCGGCCTGCGGCTGCCGCTCCAAAGCCATCCGCTCCAGGCCCTGGTCTCGGAGCTGCTGGAACCGGTGCACCCGACCGTGGTGATGTCGAACGCCGTGCATGTGTACGTCTCCCAGGCCCACAAGGGCGAGCTCGTCATGGGCGCCGGCATCGACGCTTACAACGGCTACGGGCAGCGCGGCGCGTTCCACATCCTGGAGCGCCAGATGGCCGCCGCGCTGGAGCTCTTCCCCGTCTTCGCGCGCGCCCACATGCTGCGCACCTGGGCCGGGATCGTCGATGTCACTCCGGACGCCTCGCCCATCGTCGGGACGACCCCCGTCGAGGACCTCTACCTCAACTGCGGCTGGGGCACCGGCGGTTTCAAGGCCACACCGGGCGTCGGCTGGGCTTACGCGCACACCATCGCCACCGGCCGACCGCACCCCCGCATCGCGCCCTTCACCCTCTCCCGCTTCACCACCGGTGCCCTGGTCGACGAGCACGGCGCGGCCGCCGTCGCCCACTGA
- a CDS encoding sarcosine oxidase subunit gamma, with the protein MTVETSTRVSPLSAWQDRLARLPAGLRVRELPFLTQLTLRVEPGGAAAKAVEAALDTALPGPVRAESSGDVTVVWLGPDEWLLVAPDGRRHELLTRLRTAIGEEFATVTDVSAQRTTLALSGPLVRTVLAHGCAIDLDPRVTPVGACPTTLLARAPVTLVVRAEGASAVWLLVRSSFASYLATWLLDACTEYRGGAG; encoded by the coding sequence GTGACGGTTGAGACGTCCACGCGTGTCAGTCCCCTGTCCGCGTGGCAGGACCGCCTGGCGCGGCTGCCGGCCGGGCTGCGGGTGCGGGAACTGCCCTTCCTGACCCAGCTCACCCTGCGGGTGGAGCCGGGCGGTGCCGCGGCGAAGGCCGTCGAGGCCGCCCTGGACACCGCCCTGCCGGGCCCGGTGCGCGCCGAGTCGTCGGGCGACGTCACGGTGGTGTGGCTGGGCCCGGACGAATGGCTGCTGGTGGCCCCCGACGGCCGGCGGCACGAGCTGCTCACCCGGCTGCGTACGGCCATCGGGGAGGAGTTCGCCACCGTCACCGACGTCTCGGCGCAGCGCACCACGCTGGCCCTGTCCGGGCCTCTCGTCCGCACGGTGCTGGCCCACGGCTGTGCCATCGATCTGGATCCGCGGGTGACACCCGTCGGCGCCTGTCCGACCACACTGCTGGCGCGGGCCCCGGTCACCCTCGTGGTGCGCGCGGAGGGGGCGTCCGCCGTCTGGCTGCTGGTCCGCTCGTCCTTCGCCTCCTACCTGGCCACCTGGCTGCTCGACGCCTGCACGGAATACCGGGGAGGCGCTGGGTGA
- a CDS encoding (2Fe-2S) ferredoxin domain-containing protein, producing MPNGPSDPVPCRVTMCRDCCCGSPKVTGIDHTAQTARLGQEAPVRVSGCLDVCDQANVIVVQPSAAGRAAGARPVWLGLVNDPDATEDIAAWIRAGGPGVAPLPDILDLYTFTPRQRRASPGTSPGGGG from the coding sequence ATGCCCAACGGGCCGAGCGACCCGGTGCCGTGCCGGGTGACCATGTGCCGGGACTGCTGCTGCGGCAGCCCCAAGGTGACCGGGATCGACCACACCGCGCAGACCGCGCGCCTGGGGCAGGAGGCGCCCGTGCGCGTCTCCGGGTGCCTGGACGTGTGCGATCAGGCCAATGTGATCGTGGTGCAGCCGTCGGCCGCCGGGCGCGCCGCCGGCGCCAGGCCGGTGTGGCTCGGCCTGGTCAACGACCCGGACGCGACCGAGGACATCGCGGCCTGGATCCGGGCGGGCGGCCCCGGTGTCGCACCGCTGCCCGACATCCTCGACCTGTACACCTTCACCCCGCGGCAGCGGCGCGCCTCGCCCGGGACGTCACCGGGCGGCGGGGGCTGA